A DNA window from Arachis duranensis cultivar V14167 chromosome 3, aradu.V14167.gnm2.J7QH, whole genome shotgun sequence contains the following coding sequences:
- the LOC107482183 gene encoding pterin-4-alpha-carbinolamine dehydratase 2, mitochondrial isoform X1: MAMTYAPSHLQFLRRLYRFGFLHPLSGRNFWYPPPHHPITVPNYRTFQCAVPKGLRDKKCVPCNLKELRPMTEDAAHTLMPQVSEWNLVKEDGIFKLKRTWKVKTFTKGLEFFKIVADLAESEGHHPDLHLVGWNNVTIEIWTHAVGGLTENDFILAAKIDKLNVNDLLRRKPSD, translated from the exons ATGGCCATGACGTATGCTCCGTCGCATCTGCAATTTCTCCGTCGTCTGTACCGTTTCGGATTTCTCCACCCACTAAGCGGCCGCAATTTCTGGTATCCACCGCCACATCACCCTATCACTGTGCCAAACTACCGCACCTTCCAGTGCGCCGTTCCTAAGG gTCTCAGAGATAAGAAGTGTGTGCCATGCAATCTGAAGGAACTGCGACCGATGACTGAGGATGCAGCACACACTTTGATGCCACAG GTTTCTGAGTGGAATTTGGTAAAAGAAGATGGCATATTTAAACTGAAGAGGACATGGAAAGTAAAGACTTTCACCAAAGgcttggaattcttcaagataGTAGCTGACCTTGCTGAAAGTGAAG GTCATCATCCTGATCTTCACCTTGTTGGCTGGAATAATGTTACTATTGAGATTTGGACTCATGCTGTCG GTGGGCTTACAGAAAATGACTTTATACTTGCTGCTAAGATCGATAAGCTTAATGTGAATGACCTACTGAGACGAAAGCCTTCAGACTGA
- the LOC107482183 gene encoding pterin-4-alpha-carbinolamine dehydratase 2, mitochondrial isoform X2: MDGLRDKKCVPCNLKELRPMTEDAAHTLMPQVSEWNLVKEDGIFKLKRTWKVKTFTKGLEFFKIVADLAESEGHHPDLHLVGWNNVTIEIWTHAVGGLTENDFILAAKIDKLNVNDLLRRKPSD, translated from the exons ATGGATG gTCTCAGAGATAAGAAGTGTGTGCCATGCAATCTGAAGGAACTGCGACCGATGACTGAGGATGCAGCACACACTTTGATGCCACAG GTTTCTGAGTGGAATTTGGTAAAAGAAGATGGCATATTTAAACTGAAGAGGACATGGAAAGTAAAGACTTTCACCAAAGgcttggaattcttcaagataGTAGCTGACCTTGCTGAAAGTGAAG GTCATCATCCTGATCTTCACCTTGTTGGCTGGAATAATGTTACTATTGAGATTTGGACTCATGCTGTCG GTGGGCTTACAGAAAATGACTTTATACTTGCTGCTAAGATCGATAAGCTTAATGTGAATGACCTACTGAGACGAAAGCCTTCAGACTGA
- the LOC107482183 gene encoding pterin-4-alpha-carbinolamine dehydratase 2, mitochondrial isoform X3, which translates to MQGLRDKKCVPCNLKELRPMTEDAAHTLMPQVSEWNLVKEDGIFKLKRTWKVKTFTKGLEFFKIVADLAESEGHHPDLHLVGWNNVTIEIWTHAVGGLTENDFILAAKIDKLNVNDLLRRKPSD; encoded by the exons ATGCAAG gTCTCAGAGATAAGAAGTGTGTGCCATGCAATCTGAAGGAACTGCGACCGATGACTGAGGATGCAGCACACACTTTGATGCCACAG GTTTCTGAGTGGAATTTGGTAAAAGAAGATGGCATATTTAAACTGAAGAGGACATGGAAAGTAAAGACTTTCACCAAAGgcttggaattcttcaagataGTAGCTGACCTTGCTGAAAGTGAAG GTCATCATCCTGATCTTCACCTTGTTGGCTGGAATAATGTTACTATTGAGATTTGGACTCATGCTGTCG GTGGGCTTACAGAAAATGACTTTATACTTGCTGCTAAGATCGATAAGCTTAATGTGAATGACCTACTGAGACGAAAGCCTTCAGACTGA
- the LOC107482138 gene encoding uncharacterized protein LOC107482138: MLKRRGCPKGSSAQKKIKESADSGLEILDNLPNVLKVESISGDVQDAEFYVSDTSMPKKRGRGRPKGSGVQNHEESIHSNLNSQNISSALGDVGRRCEESGQSGSKVQKCQVVQRNSNFDHVPLNMVGVSSRGEELEEAGPEDPTTRKNHKQNADGVSINPKRKGRGPTKGLILEMKRQQSADGKLDVLIHPTKLVAVGPGRKDFITDLSLIVRKHARLNVHMWRKVPKSTRDTIVQSILNNWRLQDTDMVRKAILDEAGRLYRNWRNRLHDYYLVFETKEEALKHVPNDVNPSDWQFMVDYFSSPSFKLISTVNKTNRTKMQTNHTSGQKSFHAVSYEARDPVTGKEPHLQKLWQLTHKKTNGEWVDEASKEVNDKIAEQIDKNLRELEDSQEGIETVEPEIINNAFESVVRNKTCVLGSGGGPQSSKSNTVQQLLAELEAQKRETENARKECNETRAKLVEVESQLDEERRKREEIEARLLNRQKEMQEINSQVQTAIQSAFMRYHPPTNEEETSAKQNSLIAELEAQLVEAEDVISDLRSELDRRSRR; this comes from the exons ATGCTAAAGAGAAGAGGATGCCCTAAAGGGTCAAGTGCTCAGAAGAAGATTAAAGAGAGTGCGGATAGTGGACTGGAGATTCTTGATAATTTGCCAAATGTTTTGAAAGTGGAATCCATCTCTGGAGATGTGCAGGATGCAG AATTCTATGTTTCAGATACGAGTATGCCAAAGAAGAGGGGACGAGGACGGCCCAAAGGTTCTGGGGTTCAGAACCATGAAGAAAGTATCCATAGCAACTTGAACAGTCAGAATATTTCATCAGCTTTGGGGGACGTTGGCCGTAGGTGTGAAGAGTCAGGACAGTCAG GGTCAAAGGTTCAGAAATGTCAAGTTGTTCAACGCAACTCAAACTTTGACCACGTTCCATTGAATATGGTGGGGGTTAGTTCTCGGGGTGAAGAGTTAGAAGAGGCTGGACCAGAAGATCCAACAACTCGTAAGAACCATAAACAGAATGCAGATG GTGTAAGCATCAATCCTAAAAGAAAGGGAAGAGGACCGACAAAAGGATTGATACTTGAAATGAAGCGTCAACAGAGTGCAGACGGGAAGTTGGATGTTCTTATTCATCCAACAAAGCTAGTGGCAGTAGGTCCTGGCCGTAAAGATTTTATTACGGACCTCTCTCTTATTGTTCGAAAGCATGCCCGTTTGAACGTGCACATGTGGAGGAAGGTTCCAAAAAGTACTAGAGATACAATAGTGCAAAGTATTCTG AACAACTGGAGACTTCAAGATACGGATATGGTGCGAAAAGCCATTTTGGATGAAGCAGGACGATTATATCGAAATTGGCGCAATAGGCTTCATGATTATTATTTGGTGTTTGAAACAAAAGAGGAGGCCTTGAAGCATGTTCCTAACGATGTCAATCCTTCTGATTGGCAATTCATGGTTGATTATTTTAGCAGTCCTTCTTTCAAG TTGATAAGCACAGTAAACAAGACAAATAGGACAAAAATGCAGACAAATCATACCAGTGGCCAGAAATCTTTTCATGCGGTCAGCTATGAAGCT CGGGACCCGGTGACTGGAAAGGAGCCTCATTTGCAGAAATTGTGGCAGCTGACACACAAAAAGACAAATGGTGAATGGGTTGATGAGGCATCTAAGGAAGTAAAC GACAAGATTGCCGAACAAATTGATAAGAATTTACGTGAGCTAGAGGATTCTCAAGAAGGGATTGAAACAGTTGAACCTGAAATTATTAATAATGCCTTCGAGTCAGTGGTCAGGAATAAAACATGTGTGCTAGGTTCTGGAGGAGGACCGCAGTCTTCAAAGTCTAATACAGTTCAGCAGCTGCTGGCTGAATTAGAGGCCCAGAAGAGGGAGACAGAGAATGCTAGGAAAGAATGCAATGAAACGAGAGCTAAGCTTGTTGAGGTCGAGTCCCAGCTAGATGAAGAGCGGAGGAAGAGGGAGGAGATTGAGGCTCGTCTACTGAATCGTCAAAAGGAAATGCAGGAAATCAATAGTCAGGTTCAGACTGCTATCCAGTCTGCATTCATGCGGTATCATCCACCA ACAAATGAAGAAGAGACCTCAGCAAAGCAGAACAGCTTGATTGCAGAGCTTGAAGCACAACTCGTTGAGGCAGAGGATGTGATCTCAGATCTTAGATCAGAATTAGATAGGCGCAGCAGGCGCTAG